In a genomic window of Mucilaginibacter sp. KACC 22063:
- the nusB gene encoding transcription antitermination factor NusB, with protein sequence MLNRRHLRVKVLQALYAYYQTEKKDLKLNEKNLLQSIDKVYEMYIWMLSLISEVADYVVTDAEERANKYLPTEEDLKPNFKISENRFLVSLKQNADYIAAIKKYKISWDFDPELAKALFTILKNSPEYKEYLEFKDDTIQTDKDIIKFIFKKVILKSSLAEQVFEDKFIHWPVDRDVLQALIAKTFKNFSYDDPRQNKLAEVTGNWTEDREFIIELFQQTIRHDEEYQELINNKTQNWEPERIAMMDTLLMKMAITEFINFASVPVKVTINEYLEIAKEFSTPKSNSFINGILDKILFELKAGNKIRKTGRGLIE encoded by the coding sequence ATGCTAAACAGAAGGCACCTTAGGGTAAAAGTATTACAGGCTTTATACGCCTATTATCAAACAGAAAAAAAAGACTTGAAGCTGAATGAAAAAAATCTGCTTCAAAGTATCGACAAGGTATACGAAATGTATATCTGGATGTTGTCGCTTATCTCAGAAGTGGCAGACTATGTAGTTACAGATGCCGAAGAGCGTGCAAACAAATATCTACCCACTGAAGAAGATCTGAAACCTAACTTTAAGATCAGCGAAAATCGTTTCCTGGTTTCACTTAAACAAAACGCAGATTATATTGCGGCAATTAAAAAATATAAAATTTCCTGGGATTTTGACCCTGAGCTTGCCAAAGCTTTGTTTACGATACTGAAAAATTCGCCGGAGTATAAAGAATATCTTGAATTTAAGGATGATACCATTCAGACTGATAAAGATATTATCAAGTTTATATTTAAAAAAGTGATCCTGAAATCTTCACTGGCCGAACAGGTGTTTGAAGATAAATTTATTCACTGGCCGGTTGACAGAGACGTTCTGCAGGCGCTTATTGCAAAAACCTTCAAAAACTTCTCATACGATGATCCAAGGCAGAATAAACTGGCAGAGGTTACAGGCAACTGGACCGAAGACCGCGAGTTTATCATCGAGCTTTTCCAGCAAACCATTCGCCACGACGAAGAGTACCAGGAACTGATCAATAATAAAACGCAAAACTGGGAGCCTGAGCGTATTGCCATGATGGATACTTTACTGATGAAAATGGCCATTACAGAATTTATTAATTTTGCTTCAGTGCCGGTTAAGGTAACCATTAATGAGTATCTTGAAATAGCAAAAGAATTTAGTACACCTAAAAGTAATTCATTTATAAACGGTATACTTGATAAGATTTTATTTGAACTTAAAGCCGGTAACAAAATCAGAAAAACCGGTAGGGGATTAATTGAATAA
- a CDS encoding DUF3276 family protein: MGDFENREREEVFSKKVRAGKRTYFFDVKATRSNDYYVTITESKKRLEDGVFVKHKIFLYKEDFEKFAEGLKTTVDYIKSHQEVVEKRYEFSDASEVSKADEDFSFEI; this comes from the coding sequence ATGGGAGATTTTGAAAACAGAGAGCGGGAGGAAGTTTTTTCAAAGAAGGTAAGAGCGGGCAAAAGGACTTATTTTTTTGATGTAAAAGCTACAAGGTCAAATGATTACTATGTGACCATAACCGAAAGCAAAAAACGCCTTGAAGATGGTGTATTTGTTAAGCATAAAATCTTTTTATACAAGGAAGACTTTGAAAAATTTGCAGAAGGATTAAAAACCACCGTTGATTACATCAAATCTCACCAGGAAGTAGTAGAAAAACGTTATGAGTTCAGCGATGCTTCTGAGGTTTCCAAAGCCGACGAAGATTTCTCATTCGAAATATAA
- a CDS encoding cold-shock protein, which produces MAKGTVKWFNEAKGFGFITPEDSKEDLFAHHSEIKDKSLRSLGEGQRVSFDVKRGAKGPEAANIEIIDY; this is translated from the coding sequence ATGGCAAAGGGTACAGTAAAATGGTTTAATGAAGCAAAAGGATTTGGTTTTATTACACCAGAGGATAGCAAAGAGGATTTATTTGCACACCATTCAGAAATTAAAGATAAAAGTTTAAGATCGTTAGGAGAAGGGCAACGGGTTTCATTTGATGTAAAAAGAGGTGCTAAGGGACCCGAAGCCGCAAATATAGAAATTATTGATTATTAG
- a CDS encoding efflux RND transporter periplasmic adaptor subunit, producing MNRKKIFYWLAAIIMPAMFSACSSGNAEKADNADSLKLPVITLKAKDTVLQKAYVADIQAVKNVEIRTRVKGFLEKIFVDEGMLVKKGQLLFKINDQEYRVMLSKAKAELSNAVAAARAAELEVERTKLLVNKKVIAKSELDVAETKLAAEKATIEEARSSVQSAENHLAYTAIHAPFDGIIDRIPLKAGSLIEEGALLTDLSDISAMYAYFSFPENEYLQYQRASKTTTAEAAKEVKLVLSDGSNYSHPGQIETVEGQIEQNTGSIAFRARFPNPQKLLRHGATGKLYISTDVDDVLLVPQQSVFDIQDKSYVYVVDKHNMLHMQSFTPVTRLAHYYVVREGLKPGDRILFAGTQNVREGMVIKPTAAPAAMLAMKQ from the coding sequence ATGAACCGTAAGAAAATTTTTTACTGGCTTGCCGCCATTATAATGCCTGCAATGTTCTCGGCCTGCTCATCGGGCAATGCCGAAAAAGCCGACAACGCAGACAGCCTTAAGCTCCCCGTTATTACTTTAAAAGCTAAAGACACCGTTTTACAAAAGGCTTATGTAGCCGATATACAGGCCGTAAAAAACGTAGAGATACGTACGCGTGTAAAAGGCTTTCTCGAAAAAATATTTGTTGATGAAGGTATGCTGGTAAAAAAAGGCCAGCTACTTTTTAAGATCAATGACCAAGAATACCGCGTAATGCTAAGCAAGGCCAAAGCTGAGCTGAGTAACGCTGTAGCCGCTGCACGTGCTGCCGAACTTGAGGTAGAACGTACAAAGTTACTGGTGAACAAAAAGGTGATTGCCAAATCAGAACTTGATGTAGCTGAAACTAAACTGGCCGCAGAGAAGGCAACCATTGAAGAGGCGCGTTCATCGGTACAATCGGCAGAAAACCATTTGGCGTATACGGCAATACATGCGCCTTTTGATGGCATTATTGACCGTATACCGCTTAAAGCAGGAAGCCTGATTGAAGAAGGCGCACTGCTTACTGATCTGTCAGACATCAGCGCCATGTATGCCTATTTCAGTTTCCCCGAAAACGAGTACCTGCAATATCAGCGCGCAAGCAAAACAACTACAGCTGAGGCTGCCAAAGAGGTAAAACTGGTACTTTCTGATGGTAGCAATTACAGTCACCCCGGCCAGATTGAAACCGTTGAAGGGCAAATTGAACAAAATACCGGTTCAATCGCTTTCCGCGCACGTTTCCCTAATCCTCAAAAACTGTTGCGCCATGGCGCTACAGGCAAGCTATATATCTCTACTGATGTGGATGATGTACTACTTGTTCCGCAACAGTCTGTATTTGATATACAGGACAAGAGCTACGTTTACGTGGTAGATAAACATAATATGCTGCACATGCAAAGCTTTACACCGGTTACCCGCCTCGCACACTACTATGTAGTACGCGAAGGTTTAAAACCAGGCGACCGGATCCTATTTGCAGGTACGCAAAACGTAAGGGAAGGCATGGTTATTAAACCAACTGCCGCTCCCGCAGCTATGCTGGCCATGAAGCAGTAA
- the mgtE gene encoding magnesium transporter — translation MEEMVEQIEALLEQGDHNQLQDYLNNLNISDVEHLIDELPDEGALFIETLSLNRAVNVFRILDFPTQERIIKKLSGQKTAELINELPPDDRTALFGELHGDAVKNLIIHLPPDDRKEALALLGYEEDSVGRLMTPDYVAVKKTWNVERVLNHIRRYGKNSETIDVIYVIDSNGVLLDDVRIREILLVTPETKMSELMDNRLIALNVNDPQQEAINIFRMNNRVALPVTDDENILLGIVTVDDILWIANEEYTEDIQKIGGTEALDEPYLDMPLLRLVKKRVSWLIILFLSEMLTATAMGYFEGQIQKAVVLALFVPLVMSSGGNSGSQASTLIIQAMALGEVTVKEWWRVMRREILSGLLLGAILGTIGFIRISVWTLFSNIYGVYWLQTAFTVGFSLVGIVLWGSLAGSMLPLLLKRIGLDPATSSAPFVATLVDVTGLIIYFSIALAIMPNLK, via the coding sequence ATGGAAGAAATGGTTGAGCAAATAGAAGCATTGCTGGAGCAGGGTGATCACAATCAACTGCAGGATTATTTGAACAACCTCAATATATCGGATGTTGAACATTTAATTGATGAGCTGCCCGATGAAGGCGCATTATTTATCGAAACATTATCGCTTAATAGGGCGGTAAATGTTTTCCGTATCCTGGACTTTCCTACACAGGAACGTATCATCAAAAAACTTTCGGGACAGAAAACTGCCGAGCTGATCAACGAGCTGCCGCCCGATGACCGTACAGCCTTATTTGGCGAACTGCATGGCGATGCGGTAAAAAACCTGATCATCCACTTACCGCCCGACGACCGTAAAGAAGCACTTGCATTATTAGGTTACGAGGAAGATAGCGTAGGCCGTTTGATGACGCCGGATTACGTAGCCGTTAAGAAAACCTGGAATGTAGAGCGGGTGTTGAACCATATCCGCAGGTATGGTAAAAATTCGGAAACCATTGATGTGATCTATGTGATTGACAGTAATGGTGTGCTGCTGGATGATGTGCGTATCCGTGAAATACTATTGGTAACGCCGGAGACTAAGATGAGTGAGTTGATGGATAACCGCCTGATTGCGCTTAACGTAAATGACCCGCAGCAGGAAGCCATTAACATCTTCAGGATGAATAACCGTGTTGCTTTACCGGTGACAGACGATGAAAATATATTATTAGGTATAGTAACGGTTGATGATATCCTTTGGATAGCTAACGAAGAATATACTGAAGATATACAAAAAATTGGGGGTACCGAAGCCTTAGACGAGCCTTACCTGGACATGCCGCTTTTAAGGCTGGTAAAAAAGCGTGTAAGCTGGCTGATCATCCTCTTCCTGAGTGAAATGCTTACTGCTACAGCAATGGGGTATTTTGAGGGGCAGATACAAAAAGCCGTTGTATTGGCTTTGTTTGTACCGCTGGTAATGTCGAGCGGTGGTAACAGCGGTTCGCAGGCATCAACCCTGATTATTCAGGCTATGGCTTTAGGTGAAGTTACTGTTAAAGAGTGGTGGAGAGTAATGCGGCGCGAAATATTATCCGGATTATTGCTCGGGGCCATATTGGGCACAATAGGGTTTATCCGTATTTCTGTATGGACATTATTTAGTAATATCTATGGTGTTTACTGGCTTCAAACGGCCTTTACAGTAGGTTTTTCGTTGGTGGGTATTGTACTGTGGGGATCGCTGGCAGGGTCGATGCTGCCGTTGTTGTTGAAAAGAATTGGATTAGACCCGGCTACTTCATCAGCCCCGTTTGTGGCCACATTAGTTGACGTTACAGGCCTGATCATTTATTTTTCAATTGCTTTGGCTATCATGCCTAATCTAAAATAA
- the coaE gene encoding dephospho-CoA kinase (Dephospho-CoA kinase (CoaE) performs the final step in coenzyme A biosynthesis.): MLKIGITGNIGSGKTTVSKIFELLGIPVFYADAAAKAVMTTDQLLIGGLKQQFGNEAYFDNGELNRKYIAAKVFTDPAELAKLNALVHPAVFRSFDEWVKGFSDVPYVIKEAAILFESGSYKLCDYNIIVTAPLQMRLDRVIKRDHITPSEADSRNSRQMPEEEKVKLADFRIKNDDTELVIPQVLALHQQLLKLAESK; encoded by the coding sequence ATGTTGAAGATCGGTATCACCGGAAACATTGGCAGCGGCAAAACAACTGTAAGCAAGATTTTTGAATTACTTGGCATCCCTGTTTTTTATGCTGACGCCGCTGCAAAAGCGGTGATGACAACCGATCAATTATTGATAGGCGGATTAAAACAGCAGTTTGGCAACGAGGCTTATTTTGATAATGGGGAACTTAACCGCAAGTATATAGCTGCAAAGGTTTTTACAGACCCGGCAGAATTGGCGAAGTTAAATGCATTGGTACATCCCGCAGTATTCCGATCTTTTGACGAATGGGTAAAAGGGTTTTCCGATGTACCCTATGTGATTAAAGAGGCTGCTATTCTGTTCGAAAGCGGTTCTTATAAATTATGTGATTATAATATTATTGTAACTGCGCCGCTGCAAATGCGTTTGGATAGAGTAATTAAACGGGATCATATTACTCCGTCAGAAGCCGATAGCCGCAACAGCCGCCAAATGCCGGAAGAGGAAAAAGTTAAACTTGCCGATTTCCGAATAAAAAATGACGATACCGAATTAGTGATACCACAGGTGCTGGCGCTGCATCAGCAGCTGTTAAAGCTGGCCGAAAGCAAATGA
- a CDS encoding DUF1573 domain-containing protein, protein MKKVFLALIALSTLAACKQASSSNNAKADSTTTVSAANLPVMKFERETHDFGKVKSGDVVKYDFKFTNTGKSPLIITNATATCGCTKPDYPKSPVAPGENGVIHVEFNSTGKMGLQDKQITITANTNPAESRVHLIGDVTVDSK, encoded by the coding sequence ATGAAAAAAGTTTTTTTAGCCCTTATTGCCCTTAGTACGCTTGCAGCTTGTAAGCAGGCATCGTCATCAAACAATGCAAAGGCCGACAGCACTACCACAGTTTCTGCCGCTAACCTGCCGGTGATGAAATTTGAGCGCGAAACACATGATTTTGGTAAAGTAAAATCGGGCGATGTAGTGAAATATGATTTTAAATTCACCAACACCGGTAAATCGCCGCTTATTATTACCAATGCTACTGCTACATGCGGTTGCACAAAACCAGATTATCCTAAAAGCCCTGTTGCACCCGGCGAAAACGGTGTTATACACGTTGAGTTTAACAGCACCGGTAAAATGGGCCTGCAAGACAAACAAATTACAATTACAGCAAATACTAACCCAGCCGAATCAAGGGTACACCTTATCGGTGATGTAACGGTTGACAGTAAATAA
- a CDS encoding Glu/Leu/Phe/Val family dehydrogenase, whose translation MPSTDNTSTPVFNLLNALGHQKVVFCNDPDTGLKAIIAIHNTTLGPALGGTRMWTYKSEQDALTDALRLSKSMTYKAAINGLNLGGGSAVIMGDPRRDKTEAMMRRLGRFIKNLNGEYITAEDMGTNTRDMEYIRMETEHVTGVPETIGGSGDPTPIAAKGVFMGIKASVKEMFGTDTLAGRSVIVQGIGHVGENLVKLLREENTKVYVSDINEERLVQVAKKYGAEAIANNTIFDVPADIYAPCALGATINSRTIDKLQCAIIAGSANNQLEDENIHGHMLLEKGILYAPDYVINAGGLINCYSELMGFSKKRTLQLTENIYNATRNILKLSKAENISTIEAANKIAEKRISDIKKVKSSY comes from the coding sequence ATGCCGTCTACGGATAACACATCAACCCCTGTTTTTAATCTTTTGAATGCGCTGGGGCATCAAAAAGTAGTTTTTTGTAATGATCCCGATACCGGTTTAAAAGCAATTATCGCTATTCATAACACTACATTAGGCCCTGCATTAGGCGGTACGCGTATGTGGACTTACAAAAGCGAGCAGGATGCGCTTACAGATGCTTTGCGTTTATCAAAAAGCATGACCTATAAAGCGGCCATTAACGGCCTTAACCTGGGCGGTGGTAGTGCAGTAATTATGGGCGACCCTCGCAGGGATAAAACCGAAGCTATGATGCGCCGCCTGGGCAGGTTTATTAAAAATCTGAACGGCGAATATATTACAGCCGAAGATATGGGCACCAACACCCGCGACATGGAGTATATCCGCATGGAAACTGAACATGTAACCGGTGTTCCTGAAACCATAGGGGGCAGTGGCGACCCAACACCAATTGCCGCCAAAGGTGTATTTATGGGTATCAAGGCATCAGTGAAGGAGATGTTTGGCACAGATACATTGGCTGGACGGTCTGTAATAGTGCAGGGAATAGGCCATGTAGGTGAAAACCTGGTTAAGCTGCTTCGTGAAGAAAATACAAAGGTTTACGTTAGCGATATTAATGAGGAACGGCTTGTACAGGTAGCCAAAAAATATGGTGCTGAAGCTATTGCCAATAATACCATATTTGATGTTCCGGCTGATATTTATGCTCCCTGTGCGCTTGGGGCTACCATCAACAGCCGTACTATTGATAAATTACAATGCGCTATTATAGCGGGATCGGCAAATAATCAGTTGGAAGACGAAAACATCCACGGGCATATGTTGTTGGAAAAAGGTATTCTGTATGCGCCGGATTATGTTATAAATGCCGGGGGCCTCATTAACTGTTACTCCGAGTTAATGGGTTTCAGCAAAAAACGTACGCTACAGCTTACGGAGAATATATACAACGCTACCCGTAATATTTTAAAACTATCAAAAGCCGAAAACATAAGTACAATTGAGGCAGCAAACAAAATAGCCGAAAAGCGTATTTCTGACATTAAAAAAGTTAAATCATCATATTAA
- a CDS encoding ABC transporter ATP-binding protein, which translates to MKDLAFLNRFFYKYRWRFIPGILFVIISNIFGVLPAKVISVAFDLVAENIAIYRLYNGFNRQSVIYDIFGSSLLLFGMLVLALSLVRGLFLFFMRQTLILMSRHIEYDLKNLIYNHYQQLSLAFYRRHSTGDLMNRATEDVTRVRMYLGPGIMYSVNTIVLFILVIYAMMMVNVRLALFSVLPMPILALTIYYVNSIINYRSEKIQQRLSGMSSFVQETFSGIRVVKSYVREKFIRDSFANESENYKVHSMGLVKVQALFYPLMLLLIGISNVIIIYVGGVEVMKGTVTPGNIAEFIVYLNQLTFPVMALGWVTSLIQRAAASQKRINEFLQSKPEIKSGDVPHHVNGEITFNNVSFTYPDTGIKALKNVSFKAKPGEMVAIIGRTGSGKSTIANLIMRMYDSTSGNILIDGRQLPELELNNYRSQVGFVPQEVFLFSDTIANNIAFSADTLNMSAVEQAAKDAAVYGNIIEFDEGFNTMIGERGITLSGGQKQRVSIARAIFKQPQILIFDDCLSAVDTRTEEEILNNMGQIMQGKTSIIIAHRISTIKNADQILVLEHGEIIEQGNHETLMEKRGAYFDLYEKQLLEEQETSNNQ; encoded by the coding sequence ATGAAAGACCTTGCATTTTTAAACCGATTTTTTTACAAATACCGCTGGCGCTTTATTCCGGGGATATTATTTGTAATCATATCCAATATTTTCGGTGTGTTGCCTGCAAAGGTTATCAGTGTTGCTTTTGACCTTGTGGCAGAAAACATTGCTATCTATAGACTTTACAACGGTTTTAACCGACAAAGTGTGATCTATGATATTTTCGGGTCGAGCTTATTGCTGTTTGGCATGCTGGTGCTTGCATTGTCGTTAGTGCGTGGCTTGTTCTTGTTTTTCATGCGCCAGACACTGATCCTGATGTCGAGGCATATTGAGTATGACTTGAAAAATCTTATCTATAATCATTACCAGCAGCTTTCATTAGCTTTTTACCGCAGGCACAGTACAGGGGACCTGATGAACCGTGCCACCGAAGATGTTACCCGTGTGCGCATGTATCTTGGACCGGGTATCATGTATTCTGTAAATACTATTGTATTATTTATATTGGTGATATATGCCATGATGATGGTTAACGTAAGGCTGGCGCTATTCTCTGTATTGCCAATGCCTATACTGGCCTTAACCATTTATTACGTTAACAGCATCATCAATTACCGCAGCGAAAAGATACAACAGCGGTTATCAGGCATGTCGAGTTTTGTGCAGGAAACCTTTTCGGGCATTCGTGTAGTTAAATCATACGTACGTGAGAAGTTTATCCGCGACAGCTTTGCCAACGAGAGCGAGAATTACAAAGTGCATTCGATGGGGCTGGTAAAAGTACAGGCGCTTTTTTACCCGCTTATGCTGCTGCTGATTGGCATCAGTAATGTGATCATTATTTATGTTGGCGGTGTAGAGGTAATGAAAGGTACGGTTACACCGGGCAATATTGCCGAATTTATCGTTTATCTCAACCAGCTTACCTTCCCGGTAATGGCCTTAGGTTGGGTTACTTCTTTAATACAACGTGCAGCAGCTTCACAAAAGCGTATCAACGAGTTTCTGCAATCTAAACCTGAAATAAAATCAGGCGACGTGCCACATCATGTAAACGGTGAAATTACGTTTAACAATGTCTCTTTTACCTATCCTGATACCGGCATAAAGGCTTTAAAGAACGTTTCTTTTAAAGCTAAACCCGGAGAAATGGTAGCAATTATTGGCCGTACAGGTTCGGGGAAATCAACGATTGCCAACCTGATCATGCGCATGTATGACAGTACATCTGGCAATATTTTAATTGATGGCCGCCAGTTGCCTGAGCTTGAATTGAATAATTATCGCTCGCAGGTAGGATTTGTACCGCAGGAAGTATTTCTTTTTTCTGATACCATTGCCAACAACATTGCCTTTAGCGCTGATACATTGAATATGTCTGCGGTTGAACAGGCTGCAAAAGATGCTGCTGTTTATGGTAACATCATAGAGTTTGATGAAGGCTTTAATACCATGATCGGTGAACGTGGCATTACATTATCTGGTGGACAAAAACAACGTGTATCAATTGCACGTGCCATATTTAAACAACCGCAGATATTAATATTTGACGATTGTCTTTCGGCTGTTGATACCCGTACCGAAGAAGAGATATTAAATAATATGGGGCAAATTATGCAGGGCAAAACCAGCATTATTATAGCACACCGTATCTCCACTATTAAAAATGCCGACCAGATACTGGTGCTTGAGCATGGAGAGATTATTGAACAGGGCAACCACGAAACTTTAATGGAGAAACGTGGTGCCTATTTTGATCTGTATGAAAAGCAGCTACTTGAAGAACAGGAAACTTCTAATAATCAATAA
- the ychF gene encoding redox-regulated ATPase YchF codes for MGLQCGIVGLPNVGKSTLFNCLSNAKAQAANFPFCTIEPNVGVITVPDERLTKLAELVNPQKIVPNTIEIVDIAGLVKGASKGEGLGNQFLGNIRATNAIIHVLRCFDDDNVIHVDGSVDPIRDKEIIDTELQLKDLESVDKKLQKVEKAAKTGDKEAKKAYDVLTVYKNHLLAGKSARTAQVAEEDKEFIADLWLLTAKPVMYVCNVEEKSVNTGNAYVEQVKQAVKEENAGVLVISAQIESEIAQLDSYDERQMFLDDLGLEESGVNKLIKAAYQLLNLSTYFTAGVQEVRAWTITQGFTAPQAAGVIHSDFEKGFIRAEVIKYEDFVKYGSESACKEAGKLSVEGKTYIVQDGDIMHFRFNV; via the coding sequence ATGGGTTTACAATGCGGTATAGTTGGTTTGCCAAACGTGGGAAAATCAACTCTTTTTAACTGTTTATCAAATGCAAAAGCACAGGCGGCAAACTTTCCGTTCTGTACTATTGAGCCAAACGTGGGTGTAATTACTGTACCTGATGAGCGCCTTACTAAACTGGCCGAACTGGTAAACCCGCAAAAGATTGTGCCTAATACAATTGAGATTGTTGACATTGCCGGGCTTGTAAAAGGTGCCAGCAAGGGCGAAGGCCTGGGTAACCAGTTTTTGGGCAATATCCGTGCTACTAACGCTATCATCCACGTGCTGCGTTGTTTTGATGATGATAACGTGATACATGTTGACGGCTCGGTTGACCCTATCCGCGATAAAGAGATCATTGACACCGAATTACAGCTAAAAGACCTGGAATCGGTTGATAAGAAATTACAAAAGGTAGAAAAGGCAGCAAAAACCGGTGATAAGGAAGCTAAAAAAGCTTACGATGTGTTAACGGTTTATAAGAACCACCTGCTTGCGGGTAAATCTGCACGTACGGCTCAGGTTGCTGAAGAAGACAAAGAGTTTATTGCCGACCTATGGCTGCTTACTGCTAAACCGGTAATGTATGTTTGTAACGTTGAGGAAAAATCCGTGAACACAGGCAACGCTTATGTTGAGCAGGTTAAACAAGCTGTGAAAGAAGAAAACGCCGGTGTGTTGGTGATCTCTGCACAAATTGAATCAGAGATTGCACAATTAGATAGCTACGACGAACGCCAGATGTTCCTTGACGATCTTGGCCTGGAAGAATCGGGCGTAAACAAATTGATCAAAGCTGCCTACCAACTGCTTAACCTTAGCACTTATTTTACTGCCGGTGTGCAGGAAGTACGTGCCTGGACCATTACCCAGGGCTTTACAGCGCCTCAGGCTGCCGGTGTTATCCACAGCGATTTTGAAAAAGGCTTTATCCGTGCAGAGGTGATCAAATACGAAGACTTTGTAAAATATGGATCTGAAAGCGCTTGTAAAGAAGCCGGAAAACTAAGCGTTGAAGGCAAAACTTACATTGTACAGGATGGCGACATTATGCACTTCCGTTTTAACGTATAA
- a CDS encoding CdaR family protein yields MPIIKLSVTERRRLTAFITCLVLAAVAWILITLSNDYSFKVRRLLVYANVPQRRAFKALQSDTIDVTVQGTGWDMLFSRFKPVDERIYVDLHSLETKNYIALYNQINQINGRKEDPEQKIIGFDPDTLYFDFTNRSTKRVPVKLQSKIDYQQQYDLAGNITLRPAYVTLSGPSNVIDKITSWKTDSLKLNDIDEPVSTRVNLQRGGEGNLSIYPKAVEVQIPVDEFTEKTIEVPVKVTGNVNYYDVKIFPQKVKVTFTTSLNRYPEIDADFFEATVDLNLWREHSYTSLPVKLNRVPAFCRIVKIEPQTVDFIIKK; encoded by the coding sequence ATGCCAATAATAAAGCTATCAGTAACAGAACGCAGGCGTCTTACCGCGTTTATTACATGCCTTGTGCTTGCTGCTGTGGCGTGGATACTTATTACGCTTTCTAATGATTACAGCTTTAAAGTTCGTCGTTTGCTGGTTTACGCAAACGTACCGCAACGCCGCGCGTTCAAGGCTTTACAGTCTGATACGATAGACGTTACTGTACAGGGTACCGGGTGGGATATGCTATTCTCGAGGTTTAAGCCCGTTGACGAGCGTATATACGTCGACCTGCATTCGCTGGAGACCAAAAACTATATCGCGCTTTATAATCAGATCAATCAGATCAACGGCCGTAAAGAAGACCCCGAACAGAAAATCATCGGTTTTGACCCTGATACGCTTTATTTTGACTTTACTAATCGCAGTACCAAGCGGGTGCCGGTAAAACTGCAGTCAAAAATCGACTATCAGCAGCAATATGACCTGGCAGGTAATATTACGTTGCGCCCTGCCTATGTTACTTTAAGCGGCCCAAGTAATGTTATAGATAAAATTACAAGCTGGAAAACCGACTCGCTTAAGCTTAATGATATTGATGAACCCGTAAGTACACGTGTAAACCTGCAGCGTGGGGGTGAAGGTAACCTGAGCATTTATCCTAAAGCGGTTGAGGTGCAGATCCCGGTTGACGAGTTTACAGAAAAAACAATTGAGGTGCCGGTTAAAGTAACAGGTAATGTAAACTATTATGATGTAAAGATATTTCCGCAAAAGGTAAAAGTAACTTTTACTACATCTTTAAACCGTTACCCAGAGATAGATGCTGATTTTTTTGAGGCAACAGTAGATCTTAATCTTTGGCGGGAGCATAGTTACACTTCTTTACCTGTTAAACTGAACCGAGTTCCGGCCTTTTGCCGTATTGTGAAAATTGAACCGCAAACTGTAGATTTCATTATAAAAAAATAG
- the yajC gene encoding preprotein translocase subunit YajC: MISTILLQAAGGLGGFGQLLPIVLIIVVFYFFMIRPQVKKQKDQKKYVDELKKGDKVVTTAGIHGKVADINDTTFLVEVDNGVKIRFDKSAISLEASRALNNPAPAKA, from the coding sequence ATGATATCAACAATTCTATTACAGGCTGCTGGCGGCTTAGGTGGTTTCGGACAATTATTACCAATTGTGCTAATCATCGTTGTGTTTTATTTCTTCATGATACGCCCGCAGGTTAAAAAGCAAAAAGATCAGAAAAAATATGTTGACGAGCTTAAAAAAGGAGACAAAGTAGTTACCACTGCTGGTATTCATGGTAAAGTTGCCGACATTAATGATACCACTTTTTTGGTTGAGGTTGATAACGGTGTTAAGATCCGTTTTGATAAATCAGCGATCTCTTTAGAAGCGTCGAGAGCCTTGAACAATCCGGCTCCCGCAAAAGCTTAA